The DNA window GAAGAGATTGCAGCGCCGCGAGGCGGGCGTCGTCGACGTCGTTGACGGCCGCGCGGGCGAGATCGTCGGAATTGGCCCAGGCCCGTAGGGCGGGTTCGGTGGCGTCGGGGGCCGCAAACGCCTGGGCGAGATTGCGCAGGCGGGCCACCTCGGTGCTGCCGTCATTCATCAGGTCGGGCAGGCGGGCGATGCTGTCGTCGCGCCATGCGGCCAGCAGGGCGTCGTGATAGGCCGGAACGTCGCGAAAATGCCAGTAGAACGAGCCCTTTGAGACGCCTAGCCGTACCGCCAGCGGTTCGGCCTTGAGCGCGGTTGGCCCCAGTTCGGACAGCGCATCGAGCCCGGCGGTGAGCCAGTCGCTGGATTTCAGACGTGTGGATGCGCGTGCCATGCGTTGGGGATACGCCCGCGCAGGGCGCAATGCAAGCGTTCCGCCGCGATGCAGCATGGGCGCGCGAAGTGTCGCGGACCGGCCTGCGTTACAAAAGTTTTACCGCAGCGTCACAGAAGCTTCTGAAACCCTGCGTAGGTGTGCGCCGAACGACCGGGGGACATGAGCGTGCTTGAGATTACCAAGCTGACGAAGGTTTTCGGCCAGCACAAGGCCGTGGACAACATCACGTTCAGCGTGGAGAGACCCGCCATGATCGGCATTATCGGCCGGTCGGGGGCAGGCAAGTCGACCTTGCTGCGGATGCTGAACCGGCTGACCGATGCCAGCAATGGCAGCATCGTGTTCGAAGGGCGCGACGTGACCGCTCTGCGCGGGGCCGACAAGCGCGCGTGGCAGTCGGATTGCGCGATGATCTTTCAGCAGTTCAACCTGGTGCCGCGCATGGATGTGGTTTCGAACGTGCTGCACGGCACGCTCAATCGCCGGTCCACCTTTGCGACGATGTTCAACCTTTATCCGCAGGCCGACATTTATCGCGCCATCGCCATTCTCGACCGGCTGGGCATCGCCGAGCACGCGCCGAAGCGGGCGGAGGCCCTTTCCGGCGGGCAACAGCAGCGCGTGGCCATCGCGCGGGCGCTGATGCAGGAGCCCAAGATCGTGCTGGCCGACGAGCCCATTGCCAGCCTCGACCCGATGAACGCGCAGCTGGTCATGGACGACCTGCGCCGCATCCACGAGGAAGACGGCCGCACCGTGGTGGCCAACCTGCACACGCTGGATACGGCCCGCAAATACTGTGACCGGGTTATCGGCATGCGGGACGGGCGGATGGTGTTCGACGGCACGCCCGAACAGCTGACCACCGGCGTGGCGCGCGACATTTATGGCGCCGACGCAGGCTTTTCCGAGGCGTCGACCTCGACCGCGATCGACACGCCGGAGCGCGAGATTGCCTGACCCTACGACCTGAAATTCATCTGCACGCCGGTCACGGGGGCCGGTGGCAACAACCCGACTGGAGGATCAAGATGAAGAAACTGATTGCTGCCCTTGCGGCCACCACCGCGATGACCGCGCCTGTCATGGCCCAGGAAATCGAAGAGTTCCGCATCGGTATTCTTGGCGGCGAAAACGCCCAGGACCGTCTGAGCTCTCACGAGTGCCTGAAGAACTACACCGAGGAAGCGCTGGGCGTGGAAACGAAGCTCTTTGCCCCCGCCGACTATGCCGGTGTGATCCAGGGCCTGGTGGGTGGCACGCTGGACATGGCGTGGCTGGGCGCGTCGGGCTATGCCGCGACCTATCTGCAGGACCCCGAGGCGGTCGAGCCGGTGCTGGTGAAGATCAACCTCGACGGCTCTTACGGCTATCACTCGATCGGGTTCGCCCGCAAGGACAGCGGCATCGAGAGCCTGGAAGACATGGAAGGCAAGGTTTTCGGCTTTGGCGACCCGAACTCGACGAGCGGTTACCTGATCCCGTCGATCGAAATTCCGCAAAGCTCGGACGATATCACCATGGAATCCGGTGATTATTTCGGTGAGGTGAAGTTCACCGGCGGTCACGAGCAGACCATCGTTGCGGTCAACAACGGTGATATCGACGCCGGCGTGACCTGGGCCGACGGGCAGGGCAACTGGGAAGACGGCTATAACTCGGGCGCGCTGCGCAAGGCCGTGGATGCGGGCCTTGTCGACATGAACGACCTGGTGGAAATCTGGAAGTCCAACCCGATCCCGGAAGGCCCGATCGTGCTGCGCAAGTCGCTGCCCGCGGATGTGAAAGAGACGATGGTGGCCCTGGTCGAC is part of the Roseovarius sp. THAF9 genome and encodes:
- a CDS encoding TetR/AcrR family transcriptional regulator; translation: MARASTRLKSSDWLTAGLDALSELGPTALKAEPLAVRLGVSKGSFYWHFRDVPAYHDALLAAWRDDSIARLPDLMNDGSTEVARLRNLAQAFAAPDATEPALRAWANSDDLARAAVNDVDDARLAALQSLLSEIGIDNPEMARILYASAIGMTSLGNASPADHISAIGSLVDLVLALR
- the phnC gene encoding phosphonate ABC transporter ATP-binding protein, coding for MLEITKLTKVFGQHKAVDNITFSVERPAMIGIIGRSGAGKSTLLRMLNRLTDASNGSIVFEGRDVTALRGADKRAWQSDCAMIFQQFNLVPRMDVVSNVLHGTLNRRSTFATMFNLYPQADIYRAIAILDRLGIAEHAPKRAEALSGGQQQRVAIARALMQEPKIVLADEPIASLDPMNAQLVMDDLRRIHEEDGRTVVANLHTLDTARKYCDRVIGMRDGRMVFDGTPEQLTTGVARDIYGADAGFSEASTSTAIDTPEREIA
- the phnD gene encoding phosphonate ABC transporter substrate-binding protein, coding for MKKLIAALAATTAMTAPVMAQEIEEFRIGILGGENAQDRLSSHECLKNYTEEALGVETKLFAPADYAGVIQGLVGGTLDMAWLGASGYAATYLQDPEAVEPVLVKINLDGSYGYHSIGFARKDSGIESLEDMEGKVFGFGDPNSTSGYLIPSIEIPQSSDDITMESGDYFGEVKFTGGHEQTIVAVNNGDIDAGVTWADGQGNWEDGYNSGALRKAVDAGLVDMNDLVEIWKSNPIPEGPIVLRKSLPADVKETMVALVDGMYDKDKDCTYSISAGESLGFDPITHDAYLSIIEARKSKSQ